The DNA window ACCAGCCTCGCGGCGGAGACCTTCACGAAAACGGCCCCGCGCCGGGCCCAGGACTGGTCAACTTTGTTGCGGGGGACCAGCGCGGGGTACAGCACAGCAACGCATTACAGGAGGCCGCCGGTGAGACGAGCGCGTCCGGGGGCGCTGCCCCGAGGGACGGCCGAGCGCGCCCTGACCAGTGTCGGGGCGGGGGCGGACTTCGACGACGCCCCGGAGCAGGACCAGGGACCGGCTGCCGGTCAGGAGCTCAACGGCACCCGGGAGGTGTCGAGGCTCTGGCACATCACTCTCAGCGTCTCGGGCGCCGAGGCCCCGCTTCAGGAGGTCAGACGGGGCCTCGAACAGCTCGCCCACGACCATCCCTTCCTGCTGACCAGCAGGTATGCCAACGACCACGCGGAGATCCGGTACTGGGAAGAGGCGCGGGACCTGCACGACGCGGCGGCCGTCGCCCTGCGCCTGTGGGGCGAGCACCGGTCGACGTCGAAGCTGCCGCCGTGGGAGATCGTGGGCCTGGAGGTCATCGACCGGGACACCTACCACCTCCGGATCGCCGAGGGGTACGGCCCGCCGCCGGCGGCGCCCGTGGGCGTGCATCCGTACTGACCGGTGTGACCGCCGGGACTCCGGGGCTGGGACCGCAGGCACCGCTGGGACCGCAGGCACCGCTGGGATCGCCGGGACCGCTGTGCTGGCCGGTGCGTCCGGCGCCCCGGCGGGGGCCGACGCGTGAGCGCGGTGTCGCGGGACCGGGCGTCTCGCGGAGCGGGATACCCGGTGAATGCGCACAGAGCGCGCATTACCCTGCGGGTATGACCTCGCACTCTCCTCTCGCCGGCACCGACCCGACCGCGGCCGCCGCGTCCCCCGTCACGCTGACCGCCCGGCGCGCCCGCGCCGCCGCCGACGCGATCGCGCCACTCGCGCGCTCCGTCAAGGACGCCGCGCTGCTGGCCGTCGCCGACGCGCTGGTGGCCCGTACGGACGAGATCGTCGAGGCCAACGCCCAGGACGTCGCCAAGGCCCGGGCCGCCGGTACGAGCGAGACGGTCATCGACCGGCTGACGCTGACCGCCGAGCGGGTCGCCGCCATCGCCTCCGACGTCCGGGACGTGGCGGGCCTGCCCGACCCGGTCGGCGAGGTCGTACGCGGCTCCACCCTGCCCAACGGCATCGACCTGCGGCAGGTCCGCGTGCCGCTCGGCGTCGTCGGGATCATCTACGAGGCCCGGCCGAACGTCACCGTGGACGCCGCCGCGCTCTGCCTCAAGTCCGGCAACGCCGTGCTGCTGCGCGGCTCCTCGTCTGCGTACGCCTCCAACACGGCCCTCGTCGGCGTGCTGCGCGACGCGATCGCCGCCGCCGGCCTGCCCGCCGACGCCGTGCAGCTCGTGCCGGGGGAGTCCCGCGACTCGGTGCGGGAGCTGATGCGCGCCCGCGGCCTGGTCGACGTGCTGATCCCGCGCGGCGGCGCCTCCCTGATCCGTACGGTCGTCGAGGAGTCCACCGTCCCCGTCATCGAGACGGGCACCGGCAACTGCCACGTCTACGTGGACGCCGAGGCCGACCTCGACATGGCTGTCGACATCCTCGTGAACTCCAAGGCGCAGCGGCCCAGCGTCTGCAACGCCGCCGAGACCCTCCTCGTCCACCGGGACATCGCCGACGCCTTCCTGCCGCGCGCGCTGGACGCGCTCGCCGAGGCGGGCGTGACGGTCCACGGCGACGAGCGGGTGCTCCCGTATGCCGAGGGGTCCAAGGCGGCCGTCGTGGCCGCCACGGAGGACGACTGGGAGGCGGAGTACCTCTCGTACGACATCGCCGCCGCCGTCGTCGACTCGCTGGACGGGGCCGTCACCCACATCCGCCGCTGGACGTCGGGGCACACCGAGGCGATCGTCACGACCTCGCAGGCCGCCGCCCGCCGGTTCACCCAGCTGGTCGACTCGACGACGGTCGCGGTGAACGCGTCCACCCGTTTCACCGACGGCGGTCAGTTCGGGTTCGGCGCCGAGATCGGGATCTCGACGCAGAAGCTGCACGCACGCGGGCCGATGGGTCTGCCGGAGCTGACCTCGACGAAGTACATCGTGACGGGCGACGGTCACACGCGGTAATCCCGGAGTGGTGTTCGTCGTTTGCACGTTCTCTGCCCAAAACGACCGTCCAGGTCTACGCTGAACGAGTGCCGGACGACGTGGGGGGCAAGCCGTTCCAGGACGGCTGGGAGCCCGACGACGACCGCGGAGGCGCGGAAGAGGACTTCGCCTCCGTGGTGTTCGACGAGGACTTCGTACGGGCCGCCGAGATCCATGAGCCGAGCGCCGTCGAGCGGCTGCTGGCCGCCGCCCAGGCGCGGGCCGAGGCGGAGGCCACCAGGGCGAGAGCGGGCAAGGCCCACCCGGACGACGACCTCCACGACGAGGGGTACGGCTCCGAGTACGGCGCCCGCGAACCGGGCCACGACGGCGCGTACGGCCCGCTGGACGCGGACGACGCCTACGGCTGGTACGACGACGGCACGGGCCCGTACGGGCCGCACGGCGGCGCTCGGCGCCCCTACCGGGGGCGCGCGCGGTGGCACCGGCCCGTGGCCTGGATGCTCGCCCTGCTGATGGGCATCGGGATGGTGGCTCTCGCGTTCAGCGCGGTGTACCGGAGCGCGGCCTCCGGCAGCCGGGAGGACCAGGTCCCGCTGCCCGCGACGAGCGACAACCCCCGGCCGGGCGGCCCCTCGGCGTCCGCCGAGCACTCCCCGCCGGCCGCGTCCGCCGTTCCGCGCACCGCCCCCTGAGCGGGCCCGCCGGGAACGTCCTCGCCGAAGGCCCCGGGTCGGGGGCGCCCGTCACAACTTGACGCGCACCAGGGCGTTTACGATGCCCCCCGCCGACCTACCCTGAAGATATGGCAGGGCACCGAGAGCCTCCCGAGGGGGCGCCCGAGGGCCTCCCGGGTGGCAGCGACGACGAATACCGGTCCGTCGTCTTCGACGAATCGTTCGTGCGGGCTGCCCGCCTTCAGGAGTACTCCGCGCAGGAGCGGATGGACGACCACGAGAAGGCCGTGCACACCCGGCCCGTCCGCAGGGTCCGCGGCGACGCGGCCGCCGGCCGTTCCCGCGGGGGATCGGGGCCGGTGCAGGCACTGGTGCTCGTTCTGCTCGTCGCCATGGCCTTCGGTACGGCGATCTACCT is part of the Streptomyces agglomeratus genome and encodes:
- a CDS encoding glutamate-5-semialdehyde dehydrogenase; this encodes MTSHSPLAGTDPTAAAASPVTLTARRARAAADAIAPLARSVKDAALLAVADALVARTDEIVEANAQDVAKARAAGTSETVIDRLTLTAERVAAIASDVRDVAGLPDPVGEVVRGSTLPNGIDLRQVRVPLGVVGIIYEARPNVTVDAAALCLKSGNAVLLRGSSSAYASNTALVGVLRDAIAAAGLPADAVQLVPGESRDSVRELMRARGLVDVLIPRGGASLIRTVVEESTVPVIETGTGNCHVYVDAEADLDMAVDILVNSKAQRPSVCNAAETLLVHRDIADAFLPRALDALAEAGVTVHGDERVLPYAEGSKAAVVAATEDDWEAEYLSYDIAAAVVDSLDGAVTHIRRWTSGHTEAIVTTSQAAARRFTQLVDSTTVAVNASTRFTDGGQFGFGAEIGISTQKLHARGPMGLPELTSTKYIVTGDGHTR